One genomic window of Elaeis guineensis isolate ETL-2024a chromosome 2, EG11, whole genome shotgun sequence includes the following:
- the LOC105045682 gene encoding uncharacterized protein OsI_027940, which produces MSRHPEVKWAQRVDKVYITVQLPDAKDVKVNLESDGIFTFSATAGAEKNLYELKMDLYDKVNVEGSKINTGVRSIFCMVEKVEKVWWKKLLRGDEKTPHYVKVDWDKWVDEDDDGPGDFDLGGMDFSNFGGMEGDGMDDDLDDSDDEEQEAEKTDHAKKAGDVQKTEEAASEAKVDTGPST; this is translated from the exons ATGAG TCGTCATCCTGAAGTGAAGTGGGCACAAAGGGTGGACAAGGTTTACATCACTGTACAGTTGCCTGATGCAAAAGATGTGAAGGTTAATCTGGAATCTGATGGCATTTTCACTTTTTCTGCAACTGCTGGAGCTGAAAAAAACTTGTATGAGTTGAAAATGGACCTTTACGATAAAGTAAATGTAGAG GGAAGCAAAATTAACACAGGTGTCCGTTCTATCTTCTGCATGGTAGAAAAAGTGGAGAAGGTATGGTGGAAGAAACTATTACGTGGTGATGAGAAAACACCTCACTATGTGAAAGTAGATTGGGATAAGTGGGTGGATGAAGATGATGATG GTCCTGGTGACTTTGATTTGGGAGGGATGGATTTTTCG AATTTTGGTGGTATGGAGGGTGATGGTATGGATGATGACCTTGATGACAGTGATGATGAAG AACAAGAAGCAGAAAAGACTGATCATGCCAAAAAGGCTGGAGATGTGCAGAAGACTGAAGAAGCCGCTTCAGAGGCCAAAGTGGATACGGGTCCAAGCACATGA